From the Streptomyces sp. Tu 2975 genome, one window contains:
- a CDS encoding GTP-binding protein — MSASQIPVIVLAGFLGSGKTTLLNHLLRTSRGTRIGAIVNDFGSIEIDAMAVAGQLGDSTVSLGNGCLCCAVDAGELDVFLDKLTRPAVGLDVIVIEASGLAEPQELVRMVLASENERIVYGGLVEVVDAAEFEQTRTRHPEIDRHLGIADLVVLNKADRAGEAALRELRERITGLAGGAAVIPASYGRVDAELFFEPRPPSERVGQLSFDDVHDDDHEPHAHDCGGTGHGRHLHAAYESASFTSDDPLHPRRLLDFLDSRPEGLYRIKGFVDFGALDPRNRYGVHSVGRFLRFYPEPWPPGDGGRQTQLVLIGSGIDAPALLAELDAARVAGAQEVPEEHSLWGILRYVREESSDEPSDIRSGMAFDDPSEDLLVSDRPD, encoded by the coding sequence TTGAGCGCGTCGCAGATCCCCGTCATCGTCCTCGCGGGCTTCCTGGGATCCGGAAAGACGACCCTGCTCAACCACCTGCTGCGGACCAGCCGCGGCACCCGGATCGGCGCGATCGTCAACGACTTCGGGTCGATCGAGATCGACGCGATGGCGGTGGCCGGACAGCTCGGCGACTCCACCGTCTCCCTCGGCAACGGCTGCCTGTGCTGTGCCGTCGACGCCGGTGAGCTGGACGTCTTCCTCGACAAGCTCACGCGCCCGGCCGTCGGCCTCGATGTGATCGTCATCGAGGCGAGCGGGCTCGCGGAACCGCAGGAGCTCGTACGGATGGTGCTGGCCAGCGAGAATGAACGGATCGTGTACGGCGGTCTCGTCGAGGTCGTCGACGCGGCCGAGTTCGAGCAGACCCGTACACGGCACCCGGAGATCGACCGACACCTCGGCATCGCCGACCTGGTCGTACTGAACAAGGCCGACAGGGCCGGTGAGGCCGCCCTGCGCGAGTTGCGTGAGCGGATCACCGGTCTCGCCGGCGGCGCCGCGGTGATCCCGGCGTCGTACGGGCGGGTCGATGCCGAGCTGTTCTTCGAACCGCGGCCGCCGTCGGAGCGCGTGGGCCAGCTCTCCTTCGACGATGTCCACGACGACGACCACGAACCCCACGCCCACGATTGCGGCGGCACCGGGCATGGCCGGCATCTGCACGCCGCCTACGAGAGCGCCTCGTTCACCTCGGACGATCCGCTCCATCCGCGCCGGCTGCTGGACTTCCTCGACTCACGGCCGGAGGGCCTCTACCGCATCAAGGGGTTCGTCGACTTCGGCGCGCTCGATCCCCGTAACCGCTACGGCGTCCACTCCGTCGGCAGGTTCCTGCGCTTCTACCCCGAGCCCTGGCCGCCGGGGGACGGCGGCCGGCAGACGCAGTTGGTGCTCATCGGCTCCGGCATCGACGCCCCCGCCCTGCTGGCGGAGTTGGACGCCGCACGGGTCGCCGGCGCGCAGGAGGTCCCAGAGGAACACAGCCTGTGGGGGATCCTGCGATACGTACGCGAAGAGTCCTCCGACGAACCGTCCGACATCCGGTCGGGCATGGCGTTCGACGACCCGTCCGAGGATCTCCTGGTGAGCGACCGTCCGGACTGA